The Ipomoea triloba cultivar NCNSP0323 chromosome 14, ASM357664v1 region ATATAAGACGTTGACGCTACTGCCGGTGTCGACCATGACACGCTGAACGTCAACCCCCATCACATCTATCGTGACGACCAGGGCCTCCGTGTTGTGGTCGGGCTACGACGGCAAATCATCTTCGGTGAATGCTATGGGGTCTGCCCGGGGCCGCTTTGCGCGGGGTTCGAACTCCACGAGGCCGACGTGCAACTCGCGGGACCACTGTCGACACTCTTCGGGGTCGTCGCCACCCTCTAGGCCTCCGAAAAACACATGGATAGTCTGTTTTGCGCTTGACGATGGCGGCGGCTCTTCTCGTTCATCCTTGTCGTCTTGATTATTTCTGTTTTTCCTGTCCTTCCCGGACCTTCTAAACATCTTTTTCCAAGACCTTTTGCTCTTTTCCTTTTGCACGAATTGGGATAACTCGCCGGACCTCAGGAGCTCCTCCACGACCCTCTTTAGGCTAGAACAATCCTCGGTATTGTGTCCTCTGTTTCGGTGGTATGCGCAATATTTGGATTTATCTTCCCCGTCCCGGCCGGGCTCCGGCAACCGAATGAGGTTACATGACTGGGCGTAGTCCAGAACTTCCGCCACCAGACGCGTTAATTGGGAAAAGGTTGGAGCCTTCTCCCGGCTCGGCCCGTCCTTGGGCTTGGGGGGTCGATCGTTATTCCTTCGGTCGTTCCGGCTCAGCCCGGCCTCCTGTCGCCGCTTCGCCGCATTCGCATGGGCGGCCACCCGCCGCAGCGCTTCCTCGTATGACAGGGGAGGTCGGAGGATAAAATCCTGATACAACGGACCCGCTCGCAACGAGGAATGGAGGACGTTAATGGCGGTTCGGTCGTCCATGGGTTCCACCTCACCCACCGCGCTCTTCCACTTGACGAGGAATTCAGCCAGGGTTTCCCCCTCCTCTTCCTTTGCTATTTCTATGTAGGTGAAGTGTCTGCGAACAGCCTTCGAGGTGGCGAAGCGCTGTATGAATCTTCGCGCCAATTCCGCGAAGATGTCGATGGACTTAGCCTCCAGGGTCTTGAACCACTCAATCGCTCGGCCCTCTAGGGTGGAGTAAAACGCTCGGCAGATCACGGCGTCTGACACTCCCATCATCAACATATTGCCATAGTACGCGTTAACGTGTTCCTCGGGGTCGATTTTACCGCTGTATCCCTTGTTCCCAGGAACTCGGAGGTCGATTGGGTAAGGATGGTTCATGACCTCATCGGTGAACGGGGCTGTAAGCAGGGTAGCCGAGTCATCTCCCGGTCTCGGCGCTTGTTCGTTCTTCCATCGATTGAATTCTCATCGCACCTACTCCATGATGCCTCGAGGTAGGGCGCCACTGCTATTTCCTGGCCGGCTTCGAGGTCTACCCGAGCGGGAGCTGCTGCTTTCTGAGTCCCCGCGATAACTGGAAACAGGCCTATCGACGGAACGATGGCCTTCCTCCCGCACCCCCAGTAGTTCCCGAGCTGAAGGCCGTAATCGCTCCTTCACGGAGGGCAATCGTACTCCGTGCCCTCACCCGATTCTGTTCGG contains the following coding sequences:
- the LOC116003912 gene encoding uncharacterized protein LOC116003912; amino-acid sequence: MNHPYPIDLRVPGNKGYSGKIDPEEHVNAYYGNMLMMGVSDAVICRAFYSTLEGRAIEWFKTLEAKSIDIFAELARRFIQRFATSKAVRRHFTYIEIAKEEEGETLAEFLVKWKSAVGEVEPMDDRTAINVLHSSLRAGPLYQDFILRPPLSYEEALRRVAAHANAAKRRQEAGLSRNDRRNNDRPPKPKDGPSREKAPTFSQLTRLVAEVLDYAQSCNLIRLPEPGRDGEDKSKYCAYHRNRGHNTEDCSSLKRVVEELLRSGELSQFVQKEKSKRSWKKMFRRSGKDRKNRNNQDDKDEREEPPPSSSAKQTIHVFFGGLEGGDDPEECRQWSRELHVGLVEFEPRAKRPRADPIAFTEDDLPS